The window ATGATGTGCACTAACGTTAAGGGATTGGTGCCGGGGCGGTCCCCGTGTTACTCTGGTTGATGATTTATTCTAATGTTAATTATATTTCTGAATGCTGAGCCCTTGATCGAAAGCCCGCCATGGCATAAATACCCATGTTATATGCCGCAGCCTCCCGAAATGTCTCAGGATAATAATTGCTGGCATGGCTTCGCCTGCTCAGTCCCAAGGGATGGAGCATTAAGGTGACTCTAATTTAATCAGGGCTTTGGTTTGGTGCAAGGATTGAATACTTCTATTTTACCCTCATCACTATTTTCCGTGAAAACACGGGAGTGGTTTTGGGTAGGTGGTTGTGTGAAGCAGGAATGGTATAGTGGAGGGCAAGGAAGTGCTGAGTATGGTATGCCTTTTTTATCGTCCATCTTTCCGATTGAATAGACCCAAGATCGCTGTCCTATTGTAATGAAATATGGTACCGGATCACCACCTATTTGATGGGCATGAGCTTTTCTGCCTTATCCACTTCTTCCTTCAGCCATTTGGGGGAATGCAGTCGGTATCCGAGGAAGAGCTGTACTGAACTCCTGGCATTCTCCGTGATCACCGTGGTGTTCTGCTGTTTAAAGGAAGCGGCCGATAACCTGCCATACAGGCCGGCAAATAACCTCCTGCCATTGTAGCCTATCCCGGCCCTACCATCCAGCCGGAAGATGAAATTGTCCTGGGCCGATTGTTGGGAGTCCTCATCATAGAATCGGGTGGTGAGCCAGGTATGCACATAACCTATGCCCGGCGTGAGGCCGGCCGCCAGGTAAAACTTTTCCTTTAGCACAAAACTGTGGTAATACCCTGCCCCCAATACCAATTCCAGGTTTTGGGCCCTCTGTGAGGAACCACCTGGACCCAATTCTACCTTGTTATCGGTTATATAGTACCGGTAGAGCAGCTGGGGGATAAAGCTCCCGGCACTCTGGGTTTGCCTTTCGGTTTGCGTGGCCAACGCATTGATGGAAAAGTCCGGATTGAACTTGTAGGCCGTGATGCCCTGGAAGTTCTTATACACCAGCTCGGGGGCTTGTAAATAGGGATCCCCTTCCTGCCAGCCGGGATCAAAGTCCTTCGTGTTCTCCAGGTAATAGCCCTGGGTCCGGGAATAGGAGAACTCCTGCAACCACCGCTTGAAATTCATGTTCAGGCCAAAGCTTTTGCCCTTGGTCTTCCCCCGGATGGCGTCATCATCATTGCCCGGCAGGAACTTGGCGATGAACCCATAACTGAAGGATAGCCAGCGATAGTTGACACTCAGTCGGGTTACGCTGTTGGCATTCGGACTCAGGTTAATATCCTGTTGGTTCGACTTGACCGCAAAGGTCTCGAGGTCGGTGTTCTGGGATAGCTTCAGGATGATGTAATGGCTCATGTATTCGATCTTGCCCAACCTGTGGGATCGGCTAGCCGTATCCGTTACAGCAGGCTGCGCAAGGGTACACAGGCTCACCAGGCTTATGGCCAGGCAAAGGGAGATGGTTAAAGCAGGACGGGGCATGGTCCGATGATGTATTACGAATCTACTTCATATCTTCAAGTAATCGTGGTTCAGGAAGGACTTTTATGGCTCCGGAGTGGAAGCCTGCTACCAACTGGTAGCCATTTAGCTTTTACCCGATTCTGGCAGAATTGGTTAATTTGGCCTGCTCAATACCATTGCCACATGCCTTTTGATTTGCAACCCGTTCTGGAGAATGAATTCCTGCGTTTGGTCCCCTTGAAGGAAACTGATTTCGAGGCCCTCTATGCGGTGGCCTCCGATCCCCTGCTCTGGGAGCAACACCCCAATCCCGATCGCTGGCAGGAACCGGTGTTCAGGGGCTATTTCAAAGGCGCCATGGAATCGGGCGGGGCCTTGCTGGTACTGGACCGCCAAACAAATGCCGTCATTGGCTGCAGCCGCTTTTATGACCTCGATGAAACCAATGGTACGGTGTTGATCGGGTATACCTTTATCGGTCGCGACTGGTGGGGAAAGCAATACAACAAACAGCTGAAACACTTGATGCTGGAACATGCCTTCCGTTATGTTGACCGTGTGCTCTTCCATATCGGGGTCAATAATTTCCGGTCGCAGAAATCCATCGAGAAGATCGGGGCCAGACAAATCGATAGGATCGAAGTGGCCTATTACAACGAACCCTCGCGGACCAACTTCGTGTATGAGATCAGGAAGCAGGACTTCCTGCCTTAATCGATCATGAATTCCCAGGCACTCTTGTAGCCTTCCTCTTCCTGCGCATAGGCGATCAGGTCTGCATAGAAGGGGAACCCCGATAAGGTGGCACTGTCGCCGATCATCACCAGCCTTTTGCGGGCCCTGGTCATGGCCACATTCATCCGCCGCACTTCCGAGAGGAAGCCGATGGTGCTTTCGGCATTGCTCCTGGTAAGGCTGATAAAAATGATATCCCTTTCCTGGCCCTGGAAACTATCGATGGTATTCACCGTGATATTGGGGGCAGGACTGATCAGCTCTTTCAACAATTCCACCTGGTGGCGATAGGGAGAGATCACGCCGATGGTGGGTAGGGCTTCCTGGTCAAATTGATCATGTAGTTGTTCCTGCAGTCGCGCTACCTGTTTGTTGGTGAACTGGGCTTCTTCCGGATTGGCTATGCCATTGCCTTCCCTGCTTTCTTCAAAGCCACAACCCGCGGTATCAATGAACAATAAGGGCGCATCCCCGTCTGCCAATTGCCAGTTGGCCACGGAGGGATCTGCATGCAGTTTCCCAGCGTAGAACTCGCGCGAAGGGAAGGCGGCGATCTTTTCGTTCATGCGGTATTGCGTATCCAGCATTGTTACGGCTTCCGGGTAAAGCTTCACGGCTTTCTCCATCAGGGTTTCGGCTAGACCGCCCCTGGCCGCTTCTTCTGAACGGATGGTGGGCGGTAGTTGGCAATGGTCACCTGCCATCACCAGTCGTTGGGCCTTCAGGATGGGAATCCAGCAGGCAGGCTCCAAGGCCTGTGCAGCCTCATCTATAACAACGGTTTGGTATTTCAGGTGACGGATCGAATAATGCGCGGCCCCTACCAGTGTGGCCGTAATCACTTCTGCCTTCCCGATGATGGCATCGGTAATGTATTTTTCTGTCTGTTCGATCTCCTGCCTCAGCTTCCGTGCTTCTGCAAACAAGGCTTTGCGCTGTTCCCTTTCGGCCGCACCGAAACTTCGTTTATACCTGTGCGCGAGGTCAACATATTCGGCCGACTGCTTTTTCAGTCTTTTGATCTCCTTGCTCGAAGGATGCTGTGTGATCCGGTGGTCGAGGGTGAGGGCTTCCTGCTTCTCGTTCACCCTGGCCGGGTTGCCTACCCTGACTACATTCAATCCCTCCCTGTCGAGCCGCTCACTCAACAGGTCAACGGCAGCATTGCTGGGAGCGCATACCAGTACCGGTCCGCCCTTCTGCCTGACCAATAGTTTGATGGCCTGCACCAGCGTGGTCGTCTTACCTGTGCCGGGAGGGCCATGCACGATGGCCAGTTCCTGCGCGGAAAGGATCTTCCGGATGGCATCCAGTTGTGATGGATTCAAGTCCCTGGCGGCATTCAGCAAGCCCCGCTCTTCTTCCCGCAACTCATGGAAGGTAGGTTGGGCTGTACCGGTCAGGATGCGGATCAGTTTGCCGGTATCGGATTTTTCAGCAAGGGAGGGCGCGTGCTTCAGGGCCAGCTCCATTTCGGTATAGCTGTTCTCATCGAAGACCACATCCACTCCCAGTTTGCCATCGCGGCTCCAGTCGGGCAGGTCATCCACCCTGAGTGCGATCTTCATCCGGTTGCCGCTGGTATGGGTCAGGGTTCCTTCCAAGCGGTTGTTGCGGCTATCATGCTGGGAGAACAATGCCACGGTCATGCCAAACCGAAATTGGTGCAGGATCTCCTGGTTGGTAGTGCGTTCCACTTCAATGGTGAGGTAATCGCCCTTGCCGATCTCCGATTCGCGGATGGCGATGGGGTACCAGCACATGCCATTCTCCCTTCTTTCCGTAACGGGCATGTTCAGGGTAATGGCTTCATAGGAACGTTTGTCTTCTTCCTTTTCCTTGTTCAATAACTGTTGCAGCCGGGCGAAATATTCCATGCCGCAAAAGTAACCAGCTAATGCTTGTCCGGACAGGGAATTGTCCTGCATCCTGGGAATGAGTCAGGCTGGAAGCCTTCATATATGATAAAAATATTTTATAGAACCTGCCCGGTTTCGTAGCTTAATACGGTAAAACAACCACCATGAAACCTTTTGCCCGCCTCCTGCTTTGTATTTGTTTGCTCCTGGGTTTGGGAAGGACTGTCCTGGCGCAGTCCGATACTGACCGACAGGTCAATGTTATCCGGTTTGAGCCGGGAAAGTCGGCCATAACCCTTTCCGGCAGCATCAAGGGATACCAGTATATCGATTATACGCTCAAGGCGGAGAAGGGCCAGCAATTGACGGTTTCCATGGTGACCAAACATACCAGCACGTATTACAATATCCTGCCGCCCGGTTCGCAGGATGTGGCGATCTATAATGCGTCCATCAATGGGTTGCAGTATTCAGGGGAGCTTACGGAATCCGGCGAATACACCATCAGGGTCTATATGATGCGGAGTGCGGCCCGGCGCAAGGAGAAGGCCAGTTTTACCTTACAGGTTGGAGTGGAGCCGAAGCCATAAGGAAAGAAGGTGTGAAGACCCTCTCCGCTTCGCTACGAGGGAAGGTGTGGAGATGTGGAGACCCCCTTCGCTTCGCTACGAGGGAAGGTGTGGAGATGTGGAGACCCCCTTCGCTTCGCTACGAGGGCAGGTGTGGAGATGTGGAAATGTGGATTATTCTCTAACCTCAGCGGGCGCGGCCGGAGGGGACCCCGATGCTCTTCCACCCTACTATTCATCTAACCTCAGCAGGGTCTCCCGCAGGGGACCCTGATGAATAGTAGGTTGAAAATTCATCGGTGACTCTTTAAGAATACCAGTATGGGGTTGAAAGATTTAACACCTCCCGTCGCCCCCGTTGTGTTTGATGACCAACGGGTTGTTGGAAGATGAGCTTAGCTGTTAGAAATATTTCGTCTTTTATACATCGGGGTCCCCTTCGGGAGACCCCGCTGGGGTTAAAAGGGCAGGTGTGGAGATGTGAAGTTGTGGGTTATTCTCTAACCTCATCAGGGTCTCCCGCAGGGGACCCTGATGAATAGTAGGTTGAAAATTCATCGGTGACGCTTTAAGAATACCAGTATGGGATTGAAAGATTTAACACCTCCCGTCGCCCCCGTTGTGTTTGATGACCAACGGGTAGTTGAAAGATTAGCTTAACTGTTGGATGCATTAATATTTCGCCTTTTATACATCGGGGTCCCCTTCGGGAGACCCCGCTGGGGGTATAAAGTTAGTGAAAAGATGTGGGTACACGGTAGCCCTTTCAGGAGACCCTGATGGGGTTAAAATGATAGTCGAAGAGCGCACCAATGAACACCAAGCTGCAACTTTCCATCCAGTCGCAGGATCAGAACGGCATACCGAAGCCTTCCTTCAGCAACCTGAAATATTCCTTCTTATTGAAACTGTATTGGTAGGGGGCCTTGTGTGCCGCGCCGGTAAAGAGCTTTTCCTTTTTTTCCAGGATGCCCAGCGAGAGCATTTTGCGGTTGAAATTGGAGCGGTCGAGCTTGCGCTGCAGGATGGTCTCGTAAATGGCCTGCAGGCTCTTCATCGTAAAGGTGGAAGGAAGGAGGCTGTAGCCGATAGGCTTGTAATGCAGGTGCTGGCGCAATGCCACAAGGGCCTGCTCCACGATCTCCTTATGGTCGAAGATCATGGTCGGAAGGGCGTTCAGGTCGAACCAGGCACAGGACACAGAGAAAGTATCAGGTGTGGGTTTTACCTTTTCAAATTCTACCAGTGCATAATAGCCGATCGTTACATACCGCTGGTTGAACCAGTCGCCGTCCTTAAAGGTGATGTCCAGCGATTTCATGGCACTGCGCATCACCGATTCCTTCGTGCGGCGGGTTTCGCCAAAGACGCTGAACTGCTGCAGGTAAACATTCTTCAGACCGCTGCGGTCCTGCAATACCCGCTTGGCGGCATCATCCACCGATTCGTCCTTGCGGATATAGCCTCCGGGCAGCATCCAGTCCTTCCGGTTCCTGCACTCCAGCAGCAATACCTTCAGCTGGTCGGCATGAAAACCAAAGATCACATTGTCCACGGACAAGCCCGGCAGGTAGGCTTCCGTTGCTACGGGTTGAATGGCTTCCTCGGTAGTATGGGCAATTCCCTTCTTCATGGGTCGAAGAAAGTGATTTTTGGAGAGTAAGGAAAATAATTCCTCTTTAAAAGTCCGCCTGGCCTAACGAAGCGTAGTCGGGTTCAGATAGGGTGGGAAGGCGGCATGGTGATAGAGGATAGGTGAGCCATCCAGGACTTTCCCCGCAAGGAAGTGGATGAATGGACTGAACACAGTTCGTACAGATTAAGTAGATTGGTCAATAAATTACTTGACCCCAACATGAAAGCAAGCTTATTCAAAGGATTGGTACTGCTAGTTCTTTCCTTACCCATCGCCATTTCTTCCATCGCCCAGAAAGACCGGGCGGATTCGGCCTTGCAGGCCATCCTCCGGCAGCGCAAGGTAGCCGGTCTGTCCGTAGCGGTGGTCAGGCATAACCAGCTGGTCTATACGAATTCTGTTGGCTACAAGAACCTGGAGGCGCAAACACCCCTGACAGATGATTGTATTTTCCGGATCGCTTCCATCTCCAAATCCTTTTCCGCAACAGCCATCATGCAGCTGGTAGAGAAGGGCAGGCTTTCATTGGATGATGACCTCAGCAAACTGGTGGGATTCACGGTGCGTAACCCGAAGTATCCCGATGTGGTGATCACCCTTCGCCATGCCTTGTCGCACCGTTCTTCCATCAACGACAGCCAGGGGTATTTTACACTCGATGCCATCAACCCCGCGAAGAACCCCAATTGGGCGAAGTGTTACAATGACTATGCACCGGGCAATGGTTACCAGTACTGCAACCTGAACTTCAATATGGTGGGGACCATTATTGAAAAGTTCTCAGGGGAACGTTTCGACCAATATGTTAAGCATCATATCCTTGACCCACTTGGGTTATATGGCGGCTATTGTGTGGATTCCCTCGATGCTTCCCGATTTGCTACGATCTATGAGTACAGGGTCGATTCGGCAAGATTCATTCCCTCCCCCGGGGCCTATGCGCCCAGGCGGGAAGAGATCGCCAACTATGTGATGGGCTATAGTACCCCTGTCTTTTCACCTACAGGTGGAATGAAGATCTCTGCGCCGGATCTTGCCCGCTACATGATGATGCACATGAACTGGGGCAAGGGCAATGGGAAGCGGATCATGAAGAAGAAGAGCTCGGTCCTGATGCAAACACCGCTTTCTGCGGATGAAGAATATGGACTCGCCTTGCATAAGGCCAATAACCTGGTACCGGGCGTGGAATTGGTGGGCCATACGGGTTCGGCCTATGGACTCTTCAGTGCCATGTTCTTTGACCCCAAAAAGAAGTCCGGGATCGTGGTGATCAGCAATGGCTGTGATCCCACATATGCGGAGGGCTATAATGCGGTGATCAGGGAGGCGGTAAATGCTTTGTATCAAAGCCTGTTAGCTGAATAAGCTACCTGCCAGCATTTGGATCATCAAAAGCCATTGCAATAATGTATTGCGAGCAGTGAAGGAAAATATAAGGGGCTGAAACCAGCCCCTTATATTTTTTATTGTTTGATGAGTTTGATCACCTGCTTTTCCTTTCCTCTTTGCAGTTCTAGGTAATAGATGCCGGGGCGATAAGCGGCGCCAAACCTGATCTGGGTATTGTCGCTGAGGCCATTTCTCTTTTCCATTACCCTTCCAAGGTTATCCACCATGCGGATATCCACTCTTTGGTTACCATTTCCGGTCAGTTGAAGGGTGAATTCGGTTGAAGATGGGTTAGGCAATACCTTGATCCAGTTGGGCACATTATTGTTTGCCAATGGTGCGGCAACTGTCTTATGTGCTTCCGCTGTCGCAATGCC is drawn from Flavihumibacter rivuli and contains these coding sequences:
- a CDS encoding DUF4421 family protein is translated as MPRPALTISLCLAISLVSLCTLAQPAVTDTASRSHRLGKIEYMSHYIILKLSQNTDLETFAVKSNQQDINLSPNANSVTRLSVNYRWLSFSYGFIAKFLPGNDDDAIRGKTKGKSFGLNMNFKRWLQEFSYSRTQGYYLENTKDFDPGWQEGDPYLQAPELVYKNFQGITAYKFNPDFSINALATQTERQTQSAGSFIPQLLYRYYITDNKVELGPGGSSQRAQNLELVLGAGYYHSFVLKEKFYLAAGLTPGIGYVHTWLTTRFYDEDSQQSAQDNFIFRLDGRAGIGYNGRRLFAGLYGRLSAASFKQQNTTVITENARSSVQLFLGYRLHSPKWLKEEVDKAEKLMPIK
- a CDS encoding GNAT family N-acetyltransferase, with the protein product MPFDLQPVLENEFLRLVPLKETDFEALYAVASDPLLWEQHPNPDRWQEPVFRGYFKGAMESGGALLVLDRQTNAVIGCSRFYDLDETNGTVLIGYTFIGRDWWGKQYNKQLKHLMLEHAFRYVDRVLFHIGVNNFRSQKSIEKIGARQIDRIEVAYYNEPSRTNFVYEIRKQDFLP
- a CDS encoding AAA domain-containing protein, producing the protein MEYFARLQQLLNKEKEEDKRSYEAITLNMPVTERRENGMCWYPIAIRESEIGKGDYLTIEVERTTNQEILHQFRFGMTVALFSQHDSRNNRLEGTLTHTSGNRMKIALRVDDLPDWSRDGKLGVDVVFDENSYTEMELALKHAPSLAEKSDTGKLIRILTGTAQPTFHELREEERGLLNAARDLNPSQLDAIRKILSAQELAIVHGPPGTGKTTTLVQAIKLLVRQKGGPVLVCAPSNAAVDLLSERLDREGLNVVRVGNPARVNEKQEALTLDHRITQHPSSKEIKRLKKQSAEYVDLAHRYKRSFGAAEREQRKALFAEARKLRQEIEQTEKYITDAIIGKAEVITATLVGAAHYSIRHLKYQTVVIDEAAQALEPACWIPILKAQRLVMAGDHCQLPPTIRSEEAARGGLAETLMEKAVKLYPEAVTMLDTQYRMNEKIAAFPSREFYAGKLHADPSVANWQLADGDAPLLFIDTAGCGFEESREGNGIANPEEAQFTNKQVARLQEQLHDQFDQEALPTIGVISPYRHQVELLKELISPAPNITVNTIDSFQGQERDIIFISLTRSNAESTIGFLSEVRRMNVAMTRARKRLVMIGDSATLSGFPFYADLIAYAQEEEGYKSAWEFMID
- a CDS encoding NUDIX hydrolase translates to MKKGIAHTTEEAIQPVATEAYLPGLSVDNVIFGFHADQLKVLLLECRNRKDWMLPGGYIRKDESVDDAAKRVLQDRSGLKNVYLQQFSVFGETRRTKESVMRSAMKSLDITFKDGDWFNQRYVTIGYYALVEFEKVKPTPDTFSVSCAWFDLNALPTMIFDHKEIVEQALVALRQHLHYKPIGYSLLPSTFTMKSLQAIYETILQRKLDRSNFNRKMLSLGILEKKEKLFTGAAHKAPYQYSFNKKEYFRLLKEGFGMPF
- a CDS encoding serine hydrolase domain-containing protein, giving the protein MKASLFKGLVLLVLSLPIAISSIAQKDRADSALQAILRQRKVAGLSVAVVRHNQLVYTNSVGYKNLEAQTPLTDDCIFRIASISKSFSATAIMQLVEKGRLSLDDDLSKLVGFTVRNPKYPDVVITLRHALSHRSSINDSQGYFTLDAINPAKNPNWAKCYNDYAPGNGYQYCNLNFNMVGTIIEKFSGERFDQYVKHHILDPLGLYGGYCVDSLDASRFATIYEYRVDSARFIPSPGAYAPRREEIANYVMGYSTPVFSPTGGMKISAPDLARYMMMHMNWGKGNGKRIMKKKSSVLMQTPLSADEEYGLALHKANNLVPGVELVGHTGSAYGLFSAMFFDPKKKSGIVVISNGCDPTYAEGYNAVIREAVNALYQSLLAE